The genomic window aatgcagggcttgaacccacaaaccacgaggtcatgacctgagccaaaccaagagtcagatgcccaaacaactgagccacccaggcaccccaatacctttttagctttttaatgattgggctttttgttttgcttttttatttatttttcaggttgcttttttttttttttttgctatgctaaatgcaatatatttttttaatgttttttatttttatttttttgagtgacaaaaacagagtacaagcagggaaggggcagagagagagagggaaacacagaatctgaagcaggctctagtctctgagctgtcagcacagagcctgatgaggggcccaaactcacgagctgtgaaatggtgacctgagccaaagtcgggcactcaactgactgagccacccaggtgcccctgcaacatattttttaaaactttttccccCTACCACTCTCTAAAGAACTCCTAACGCTGTCTTGGGTAACTCCACGCAGAGGTCTGACAACTGCCTGGGCCTCTGTGATGACTGAGCAGCATCTTCCAGGAGCCTTTGCCTCGCAACTGCCATAAAGGGAGGTAGAAGGTGTGTCCAAACTATGAAACCCGAAGGGTGTTCATAACTGTGCTAGGACAACAGACATAAACTGAAAATGTTCCAAGTAAGGGAACAAGACCATAGAGGAGGGGACCAAGGCCCAGAAGGCTTACCGGCCTCCatcaaggtcacatagccagtAAGTACAAAGCTCGTTTTTGGACATATTCATCTTCCACCACGCTTCAAGGCCACAGCTCACCTGCTGTGCCCTGTCAGGCAAGTCCCCTGTGTCTCTGGGTCTTAAATTTcctttctataaaatgagaagttgCAGCTTAAGAAATTCTAATGAATTTGCCAGCACAAATCTCTGCTCTCTACCCCCTGGAGTTTTGAACCATCTAGTAGAAGTCAGCCACTCAGCAtctgtttctttccatcttctGCCCTTCCAGGGAGAAGGTTGGTGTCTTAGTTCGGGCTGCCATatcaaaacaccacagactggatggcttgcacaacagaaatttatttcttacagttccgGAATCTGGAATTCCAAGATCAAGTTCCCTCAGGATTCAGAGTCTGGTTCAGATATGGCTACATTCTCGCTGCATCCTCACGTGGTCTTTCCTctgagtgtgagcaaggaagaagGGGGAGTGAGAgcaagctctctggggtctctttttataaggacactaattctGTTGGATCcgggccccacccttatgacctgaGTTTAACCGTAATTACCTCCGTATAGGCCCTGTATCCAAATACAGACACgttaggggttaggatttcaacatttgaatttagtggggacacaattcagtccacagtAGGCTGGCACAGGGGATAGGATGCTCTAGGTCTGGCAGGAGTTTGAGGGGCATCTGAGAAGCCTGTCAGCTTGTGGAGGATTGATGGCAGCTTTCTCAGCGCCGGAGCTGCGGGACTGTCCTTGGTGGATGTGACTGTGACACAGTGTAGAAGAGGAGCCATGTTGCTCCAGCACCTGCTCTCTGACCTCACTCGGGCTGAGGGACTGCAACTGAGCCAGcttagcccagggcctggagagaAAACTGGGGCAGGTTTCTGAAGGAACTGTTCCCCAAGTTAGTAGGCATTCTGGCTGAGCGGGGCCAGCGGAGAAAGCAAAACTGAGTTCTGCTCAGAAGCCTTTATAAGAATGTGGGCTTTTGTTGTCACTGCTTGGGGCTGAATTCTGCCTCTTGTACTTACTAGCCATGACATCTAGGACACATAACCTCTGTGCCCAAATATCTAACTCAGGAACTGTATCAGCAGCTGCTAACAGAAATCTTAACCTCTTAAGCAATGGGGACATTTAGTTCTTTCCCACAATTCCCATCTTTTCTGCTTTGCCATCCTGAGCACATGGATTCCACCTCCAAAGTTTCCTCCTGTCCAAGATGAATGCAGGTGTGCTTGCCATCACATCCTCATCCCAGGCAGTGGGAGAGAGGCTAAAAAGAATGCACATATTATACAGAGCTTTTCCAGATGTCTGCCTTTGAAAGGCTTTGTCAGAGTCCCACCCAAAAATTGTCCTCTTATGATCCATTGTCTGAAACCTATTCACAGGGGAACACCCCACTGCAAGAAGACTGGGAAGTGTACTGTCAGCCTGGCCCATTGCTGCCCCAAACGATATTGGGAttcttttccaaaggaaaaaggcTAGAATGGATGTTGGGTAGGCATCCTGCAATTTCTGTTACATTCCGCTTTTCCATCTGTAATTTGGCGATTACctaatacctacctcacaggagTGTTGTGTGGCCTTGTATCTGGCTATATGTCAGCTAAATCACCTATCAAGAGAGAATGAAGTAGACAAGGAAAATAATGTTGGCATCACTACGAGGATAATTTTGACCTCATAGACCCTGTGAAAAGGTCTCAGGGTCCCCAGGATCACAccgaccacattttgagaactgcTGCTGTAGAGACTCAGATTATTTTTGGGTGGGCTCACAAGCTGAGCTCCAGCGCGGCACTGGAAGAACACAAAACCATCCTCTGGCCTTTATGAAGTTTGGATAATCTTTGTTAACGGGTGTGacctagtttttctttttttcaagggtCTAGCATGATCTGTCATGTCTTTCTATGCCTGTCTTTGTCCTGGTTCATCTTTAGAAGTGTAAGCCCCATGAGAGGCTGCTAGCTTTACTCACCTCCGTGCTCCAGGGTTTGAGATGTGGAGGTAGGATCCATAGACTGAGCGTGACTATGCTTAACTTTACCTATGGCCTGTGCTCCAGGAAAACAACAAAGGTTAGGATCTCCCTATCCCTGCATGCCCTCTGTGCCCTGGAAAATGGCTTATTACAAagaccccttccttccccatatgactTAAATAAGACTCATGGAGGCCATCCTTGTCTACCTGTGACAAAACCAGACATGGACGTGCTaaattctgtttctttgcctCATAAACGATTAGCTGAGCTTCTTGTCCCCACTGGTTAATCAGAACAAAATGCTTGTTAACCGAAATTCCATTAAGCCTCTCTCCTTCATCCAGGTGCCTGAATGGGCTTTAGTTCACATTCGACCTGAGCCAGCATACAATCCCTCTTGAGAATAAATAGGCTGGCCTAGGTAGAATGTTTTCATATCTACTCTCCCATTCTGCCACCCTTTTATTCTACTCTCTTGTACCTGGCTCCTTCTAGCCTTGTTCACTTCTctctgtaaaagaagaaaagccctTTCTGCCTAACTCCTGAGATGCTTGTAGACCTTATAATCAGAGGGTTCTTCCTCCTGCAAcaatctttttctctccttgcaATAATCTTCAAATAAAATCTCTCCTGAACCtggattggggggggggttgggaggtTGGGAGTGGGGTTTGGATTGGTTTTTTATTAGacatgctgaatgaaagaaacatGTATAACTGATCTGGGATTGGCTATGTTAATTCAGCTTTGCAGATTCTGCTCTCTTCTCCCTATTAATCACACACTTAGATTCTGATATCTAGACTTGCCAAATCCACCTGGCCATGACCAAGCCCTCTGGGCCAGGAGTACACCTGTGAATTGGACACAGGTTGTGGTGAGCAACAGAAGATAATTACGGACAGGAGGATTCTGACAATGTAACGGGTCAAGTAACTAAAGTCACAGAGAAGTGGGATGAAGAGACAGAAtgtcctgacagcatggagggAGAGCCTAGGTATATGGGGTAGGGAAGGCTCTGCTAAGAAAGTGACTGATCTGAGGCCTGGGGGCCCAAAAGTCCAGCTGAGAGAAGGACATTCCTGTGAAGGGACAGGCGTGGGAGATCTGAGTTGTTTAAAAGCCAGAAGAAAACGGGAGAGTGGCTAAAAAGAATGAGTAAACGGCAGAGAATGGACTGGAGCCCTCACACCAACCTGGGCTTTGTCTGCCAAGACAAAGAATTTGACTTTTAACTAGGATGGAAAGCTTTAAAAGGGAGAGatcttactgtttttattcttttgctctgtagtttaatttcattactactgaggtttcatttttcttccctgttAATCATTTGTATTCTTGATGAATTGTCTGCTCATGCTCCCCACCCATTTATCTACTGGGTTCTTATTGACTCATTAATTTGATGAAGTTTGTCTCAGTTAAGGACCTTTTGTGGGGTTTGTTGCAATTATTTCCCTCTGGTTACGGTTTGCTCTTTGGGGTTGAAGTTTTAAATCTTTGTGCTTTAGTGCATGAGAGTGTTCACCCATCACTATGAAGCTTAAGGGATTCTCCACCATCGACATTGGGTAAATTGTGTTGTTTTGGTCCGTGTTGTCGTGGTTCGGTGTTTTACTTTGGTGGACTTTTCTGTCTTGTGAGCGGAGCGGGGCAAACTCCTCCTGTGGTGGTAAGGGCGCACAGTGTGGAGCCCGGGGTCCTTCCAGCCAGAGCCAGAGCAGCCGCTTCGCAGCGGGAAGCCTCAGCAGGGGACACCCGCTCTTCCGGGAATCCAGCCCCCCGTGACACACCACTGACACACGAGCATCTtctacaggtgagaaaactgaggctcagcagaGGACTGAGAGAGGGAGGTAAGGGGGTCTTACAGCCTACGGCCAGGGCAAAACCTACAGCTGGCAAGAGCCGGTGCCCCGGTGGCAGGCAGACGGGCGGAACTAGAGTCGCGTTGGACAGCTGGAGCCCCGCCCCCGGGCGCCGCTTCCGGTACAGACTTAGCAGCTCAACTCGGCTCATTCCAGAGCCCGCGCAGCGCTGATTTCATTGGCTGCCTCGCCGTCCCCGCCCCCTGGAGACCTGCTGATTTTCGCAGCCAATGAGTGGGGACGGCGGTGGCGAGTCTCGGGGGATCCCGGGCGCTGAGGTACCGGGGTGTGCAGGAGGGGCCGCGGTCCTGGGAGGGGGCTGGCCGGACCCTCAGCGGCGCGGCGGCTTAGCCCGACTGGTCGGCTCGGGGGTGGCCGTCACCGACGGTGGCTGGCTGGAGGTTGTTGGGGTTGGAGGGCAGAGGTCGGAGGTCGTGCCTTTGTGGAATGTTGGGGTCCCGCCCACATAAGCCTAGGAGCTGGTCGCGCCTCGTTTTGTTTTTGTCAGCGCCGGTTGGGGGACGGCCCTCCTGGCAGGGAAGGCGCtctgagagaaactgaggccagtgCGCCTCGCAGGCCCCGAGCTCTGACGGAGAGGCCAGCCCGCCCTCGAGCGCCCGCCGCCTCCCTCCTCCGGGCCGGCCTGCGGGTCGGTAGGGTGcgggttggtgggggtggggggaccaccGGCTGTCCCTGAAGGCGCCGCCCCCCTGGGCTCTGATGCCAGTTCTTTCGGAGGCTGTCATGCCCCGTGTTTGAGATTTCGTGTCTAGAACCTCACTCGGACAGTTTGGAGAGGGTAAAGCGGATAGTGTGGCTTTGGCACTTGGCAgggagatgaaaataaaaacctgacGTGGGATGTCATGAAGACCTGCGAGAACCTGGACGAATTTCTCAGTTGGACAAGATTTTCCTCCCCCAGGTTGTCCCGCATACTGTGTAATTCAAGCTTCCGGCACTTGAATCAGTATTTTATTCTCCTAGATCTCATAAGCAAAAACCCTTAGTCCTGACCTTCGTGGTGAGGGTATTTTGGAATGGGTAAAGTCATGAGCAAGAATTGTTTTGTCCAAAGTTCCGAGTTAAGATTCACGGAGCAGGAAAGTGGGAACAGCCCTTCCCTCTCCTTGCGGGGATCCTGGTAGCTTCTTTGCTCCTCTGACACCCAAAGGAAATGGATTTCTTTATCTGTGTGGGTTTTGGGGAGATAGCTGTGGATAAGGAATAAGAGGGAAAAAGGggttctcttccttttatttgtttatttatttttatttttgagagaaacagggcacgagcggggaaggggcagagagagcgggagagacagaatcaaagcagccccaggctccgagcgggcagcacagagcctgacgcggggctcgaactcgtgaaccgcgagatcatcatgacctgaactgaagtcggccgctcagctgactgagccatccaggtgccccgggattcttttcatttttcattttctatgcaAAAAGTGCGCAATCTGTCACCCACCCCCGATCTGAGCTAGCGTAAAACACATTCCTTTTAGCACAGACCGTATCTGTTGAGTGTTTACAGTGACGGGGGACAGGAGGAATCTCTCTAACAGTAAGTCCCTCACCTGTACTGTGGCAGCAAGAGGAATGAATGTGCCTTGTGTGGAATTAACCCTGAGGTTTGGTTTTCAGTtaagaaaatgaggcagaagGAAGTGGTAACCAAGACCTTCCAGGGCCCAGCCATTGTGTGTAGGACTCCGACCAGCCATGTTTACATGTTTGAGAACGGTGGTGGGGACTCGGACTCCTCCGAGGAAGAGTCCCACCGCGTGGCTCTGCGGCCCCGGGGCAAGGAGCGCCGGAAGGAGggtgccccccaccctcaccagcCAGGAGCGGGGGACGTGGTGCTGCTTCAGCGGGAGCTGGCCCAGGAGGACAGCCTCAACAAGCTGGCTCTTCAGTATGGCTGCAAAGTAAGAAACCCTCCGGGGGAAGGTGGCTCCTGTGGATTTCCAGGAACAGAGGATCTCCCTGAAGGGTGGGGGGCCCTTGCTGCCCCTTCCTGACCCCCTACCCTCACCTCCATCCCAGGAGGGGCTTCGAGAGGCCTGTGGTAGCAGTAGAGGACTCTTCCATCTAGCCGAGATGGAAGGCAGGTGGAAGCACTTTCAGTTCTGAACCTTGGGGTCCTGCAGATTGAGGGTTAGGAACCTCAGCTGTTGGGGCTGGTCGCTCTCTGCAGAGcacttctctccctgtccctgcacACAATTTCACAaacctttctttgatttttttttttttcttttaagcatatTTTGTTTAAGACTTACCAGGGTCAAAGATGCCACACAGAATTTTGTTTGGaagacttgcttttttttttttttttttttggccacttCTGTTTTTCTGACCCTTTCTGGCTGGTCGCAGCTTAGTGGATTGGTCACGCTTTACACTCTCTTTTTTAGAACTGCATGATCTAGCCTGTGTACGCTGTGTATCTGTATaaccctgtttctctctttaattatgtttttagcATTCAGAGTGATTAACGTGGCAAAGTAAGTAGGAAAGTATTTATAGAATTGCTGCATTTTCTCCTAgattgaaaactttattttattttgctaataacACTGTGTTGCAACTCCTCTAAGGCCGTCTAaccaacttattttaaaaatcatttcctccTTGAAGTGTCTTGTCATTTATGTAACAAGGTTCAAATGGCTAAACACATTGTATAGGATGTTGTGGTATTTCCCAGAAGAAATAAACAGGCTGGTCTCCTAGGGACACATGGTCGTCTTTCAATTGTACTGAGATTTATTTTTGACTCATTAATGAGCGTCTGGTAGGCATACTGTATGGCTTATTGAACATGGGCTGCAAATGAATCCTATCCTACAAACATCTGAGTGGATGTGTGAGCTTCTTAGAATAGTGATGCTTAATAAAGCCATGGAGACCATATATAGAATGCCTCCAATACATAGTTTTCCTGtgaaagtaaatacattttggtGCTCGTTTAGCTTATTAAGAGCAAAGACAAAAAGGTCTCCAGCACGTTATACTTTAGTTTTAGGACATTGTAAATTAAACATGTCCACCACCCCAGTTCAACTAGATGATAAAAACAGTTGCTCAGTGAGTAAAATCATGGAGACGGTTGATGTGAATAAGGTGCTGTCTAAAGATCTGTTGGCCATAGTTAAAGTGGACTTAGGAGTTAAAACCTTAAAGTCTATCTCTATCAGTAAATTCCAAACTTTAGCTTGAGGGAGGGTTTATCTTTGACTTACATTTTGCACCACCCGTCCCTCAAGATTTGATTATGAAAGGAGTTTGTCACGGACTTGGTTACTTTGTGAAACTCACAGTGCTGTCCCTTTCTCCTGGAGTCCTGATATTGAAACAGGAGATTTCAATCCATACTTTTCAACTTGGTTTGTGTGTTATAAAATCCTCAAAGTGAATTAACTCTAGATtgcttttatttaagaaaataagtttatatacCATAAACTACTTCTGGGCATGAAAACATGGTAGAATCATGAGGACATAACCtcttaaaacaaaattacagtTAAAGTCGGTTCTCGGTGACTGTCAGGCTGGCTGAGGTTTGGTGTGGTGATTGCTAATGGCGAGATCCCCAGCAGCTTAAACACCACTACTGTCCCCAATGGCTCGATGACAGTGAGTGCAGTTCCAGGGCAAGCCCCCAGATTAGCTTTTCCGGTGCCAACTGTCCCCTCTTCAGCCAGCCAGTTCAGTCAGACCACCCAGGCAGGGAACTAGTCATTGTTGTTCCTAAGGAATCAGGCCAGTTCTAGCACTTGACCTCCTAATGTGCATCACCTGCTGTCGGCCACAGCCGAGGGGGCCACACATCCTTTTCTGTGACACACAGATGCGTTTCAGGAAACACCGTTGTGTTCTCCGTAACCTGCACCCTGGGGAGTCGGCTCACAGAATCCAAGGCTGTGGGAGCCAAACACCAGCACCCTCAGCCTCCTACATCCAGAAGTTACGACAAGGGGAAAACCGACACGTGGCAGGAGCTGCTTCTTGAAGGTGTGTAGTGGACCGGCACTGCGTGGATGTGTTGGAACACCAAGTCGGAATTGTTCGGAAGTTCAAGAGCGGCATTGGACCTTCAATGTGGGAGCCTCCAGGGTCAGCTTTGGTCACTTGGCTGTTTGCAGTGCCCCCTGCCTGCTGTGAAGGAATGACTGTGACAAATGgtgttctttgtctccctggCAAAGGTGCTGTCCGGTGGCATTGACCGGTAACAGTTATAACAGGCCCTGTTTCATATATGCCCCACCAGTTAGCCTTTTTAAGGCGGTGTCCCTTCTAGAATCAAAAACACCCTAAACCCAAATTGCTTAATATTGAGTAAATGGCAGCTCTGTTCCTTGTACTTCCAGAGCTAACTTAGTGACACACAGGCCTGTTCTGAGCTGCTGTGTGGTGTGTCCAGCACGTCTTTGCTGGAACACTTGGGGCTGTTGCCCAGTTTCACCTGGGGTGTATCTGCACTGCAGTGGCTACCCGGAAGCCCTGAGTTAGCATCCTTGGAAGGATTGTTGCTGCCAGTGTCTGGAGCAGAGTACATGCAGAGAGAAAGATCAGTACCTGTCACCAAGGTCCCAACGTGTGACGCTTCTGAGGCTGAACAGTCACCAGTCCAGTGTTGCTGAGAGCAGCAGCTCCTGTGTGAACCTGGAAGGGGAGGTACAGGGAGGACGGGTGTGCTTCCTGCTTCCTTGACTCTGAGGAACGCTAGAGCCATTGCACTAGAAAGGGGCTCAGTGTTCTTTTCTAGGCAAATACGCTCTCTGTAGTGCAGCTCAGCATGTTAAAAGACCAACCACTTAATGGAGGGCCTCACAGTGACCCATGCTGGGGAGGCCATAAAAAGAGGGCCCAGGTACCCATCAGCCTGAGGTTTTCCCATCTCTTCTACACGGCAGCTTTCGTGCCCAATGTGGAGGCTCAAGAGGGGCATGGGTCAGCCTCTGAGGCCTTGCAGGTGCAGCAGGGGTGCATGGGGTGAGGGCCCAGAGCCTGCGTGGTCAGAACCTATCTCGGTCCCTTGGAAGAACAGAAAGGGGCTTATGTGGCTGGTGGCTTAACCCTGGAGAAGCTTGCCACCAGCGAGGAGGACACGCTGCACAGATGTGGAGCTTTAAGTGTGGTTTATGTCATTTGACACCTCAGACCTAGAGATAAATTGACAAGATTTCACCGTGAAAGAGGAGGGAAGTGTAGCAGAAAATACTTGAGATGGGCTTCTAATTGCTCTCCTCTCAGCTGTGAGAAAAGCAGTTTGCCCTGGGTTCAAATTGTAAATTTAAAGTATCTTCAAAGTGAAATGTTCTCTTCAAAATGGTCTTCAGGATACAATGAGCTTGTGAATCTTTGCTCCAGGAAATGTTTTGATCACGTGAATGCCCTTGCAGCCAAACGTCTGTGCTCACTGTGCCCCTGGAGGCCACGGGTTTCTCAAACGTGTCACCGTTAACTTTACCAGGCAGAGCTCAGAGTCCCAGGGGAAAATGGCTTTTGCCAGGCAAAGAATAATTATCTGTatcctttacttctttttaaatggaataaaataatttcttctgtgAAGGAAAAttgattcctcttttttttaatttgggcgGTGGTGATTCAGAAGATGTGCAGCAATGTTGGAGACGATGGAGGTGACTGTGTCTGTGGGGT from Suricata suricatta isolate VVHF042 chromosome 9, meerkat_22Aug2017_6uvM2_HiC, whole genome shotgun sequence includes these protein-coding regions:
- the LYSMD4 gene encoding lysM and putative peptidoglycan-binding domain-containing protein 4 isoform X1; this translates as MRQKEVVTKTFQGPAIVCRTPTSHVYMFENGGGDSDSSEEESHRVALRPRGKERRKEGAPHPHQPGAGDVVLLQRELAQEDSLNKLALQYGCKHSE
- the LYSMD4 gene encoding lysM and putative peptidoglycan-binding domain-containing protein 4 isoform X2 — encoded protein: MRQKEVVTKTFQGPAIVCRTPTSHVYMFENGGGDSDSSEEESHRVALRPRGKERRKEGAPHPHQPGAGDVVLLQRELAQEDSLNKLALQYGCKF